One Candidatus Poribacteria bacterium genomic region harbors:
- a CDS encoding aspartate aminotransferase family protein: protein MKRERIVRIEGEPKSNEIRRKAAELIARGHKTYTPTQAVISRAEGVYLWTVDGAKLLDFASGVLVANLGHNNRYFERRFEEYCRGIPRTAYNTFTPLEIQAAERLIASLNSPRLQRVMWAATGSEGIIKAIWSAMHRYPDRHIILATRGGFHGKKGLAGDITGESSKNPNVRFISFPLCDYCQEVEPERKGMEEVCRPKYERELKALAEEFPGKICALVTEPYLGARGSFHPPKWYLQLLDRWCHENDVPFILDEVQSCLGRTGEMYAFQKYGIEPDIVVLGKGVGNGEPVSVVVGRDDLIDSLDYGEGSDTYSGNPRACAAILAVLDTFERFPIIEGCRASSKVMAEGLNSLKEEFDFVKFVRGEGLVWGVEMESDEIAAEAVLKCYLQYKSDGLGLHLMGPLAGKVLRVSPPLVIKPNEVRIGLELMRRALAQIR, encoded by the coding sequence ATGAAGAGGGAGAGGATTGTCAGGATAGAGGGAGAACCTAAATCGAACGAGATCAGGCGAAAAGCGGCAGAGCTGATAGCGAGAGGACATAAGACCTACACTCCGACACAAGCCGTTATCTCCAGGGCTGAGGGGGTGTATCTCTGGACCGTCGACGGCGCCAAACTCCTGGATTTCGCTTCCGGCGTGTTGGTCGCCAATCTGGGCCATAATAACAGATACTTTGAGAGACGGTTTGAGGAGTATTGCAGGGGAATTCCCAGAACAGCCTATAACACCTTCACCCCGCTTGAGATACAGGCCGCGGAGAGACTGATCGCCAGCTTGAACTCTCCAAGGCTTCAAAGGGTAATGTGGGCCGCCACCGGATCGGAGGGGATAATCAAAGCGATCTGGTCCGCCATGCATAGATATCCCGACCGGCACATAATCTTAGCCACCAGAGGTGGATTCCATGGCAAAAAGGGACTCGCCGGAGATATCACCGGTGAGAGCTCGAAAAACCCAAACGTCAGATTTATATCCTTTCCGCTATGTGACTACTGCCAGGAGGTTGAACCGGAAAGGAAGGGAATGGAGGAGGTCTGCAGGCCAAAATATGAAAGGGAACTGAAGGCATTGGCTGAGGAGTTCCCCGGGAAGATCTGCGCCCTTGTCACCGAACCCTATCTCGGCGCGAGGGGGTCCTTCCATCCGCCGAAGTGGTACCTCCAACTATTGGACCGATGGTGCCATGAAAACGATGTGCCGTTCATACTTGACGAAGTGCAATCCTGCTTGGGAAGAACAGGAGAGATGTATGCCTTCCAGAAATACGGGATAGAGCCCGATATCGTAGTTCTGGGAAAAGGTGTGGGCAACGGCGAGCCTGTGAGCGTCGTGGTGGGTAGGGATGATCTGATCGACTCGTTGGATTATGGCGAGGGGTCCGACACCTACAGCGGTAACCCACGCGCCTGCGCCGCTATCTTGGCCGTCCTGGATACCTTTGAAAGATTTCCCATAATTGAGGGCTGTCGCGCTTCGAGTAAGGTTATGGCTGAGGGGCTGAACTCACTCAAAGAGGAGTTCGACTTCGTTAAATTTGTCCGCGGCGAAGGGTTGGTATGGGGTGTTGAGATGGAAAGCGATGAGATCGCCGCAGAGGCCGTGTTGAAATGCTATCTGCAGTATAAATCAGATGGGTTAGGGCTTCACTTGATGGGACCGCTTGCGGGAAAGGTGCTGAGGGTTTCCCCGCCTCTGGTGATAAAGCCAAACGAGGTGAGGATCGGATTGGAATTAATGCGCAGAGCGCTCGCTCAGATTCGCTGA
- a CDS encoding BatA domain-containing protein — MGFLNSIYLFGLLSAVIPFLIYLWFRRRAKVIDFSTLRFILEAHRRSVRRIQFRQLIVLILRALILALIAAAIARPILSGALPGLKAQAPTACVIILDNSYSMGYEGIRGRWFDLAKKKALEVLNSLKRGDSASLILASDHPDIRFSSLIQNLDEIRLEIQNATLSYRSTDILRSIEVANELLERSGEENGEIYLITDMRRNGWQNLGGSRLKLKAHLFILPVGEESPDNIAITSVKFNRSILPVNIPVKMDVRVRNFSDAPIKDAVLEVSVDGEKRRQMTISIPPGDEVRKEITYIFRTPGYHFGWIQISGDRLAADNRRFFSRYVSGGVKALCISDRTSYLTYALNPSLGLIYEESPAIIPTSLTTERFEREINDIPLESYDLLVLGAGFSMSQTVAARVVDYVENGGKLLVFLGGEDKIPDLKGLEPILPALPVQIREADPPLKLGSFDRRHPALEPFNQEMISGPLSPDFFNIYALKVKDKSENLMRFSDGTPVILDRKTGLGEVVLLNVSSWNLNWTNFPLKPIFLPLVQQIVLYLASPLQETEVGVGGRTVLDVGEIRSVKVSLISEGEFPQISLPVNESGKVEFAETSMPGIYRIDPSSKGGRTIYLSVNVPIDESDLSEIDPEVISKAFGGNSVLIDSVSDIERQIRRMRRGTEIWGWLLAMALGLMAVETVLSNLGAGVK; from the coding sequence GTGGGATTTCTCAATTCGATATACCTCTTTGGCCTTCTTTCCGCCGTTATACCGTTTCTGATCTATCTCTGGTTCCGCAGGCGGGCGAAGGTGATCGATTTCAGTACCCTGAGGTTTATCCTGGAAGCTCATAGGCGAAGTGTGAGGAGGATACAGTTCCGCCAGCTTATCGTTCTGATCCTCAGGGCGTTGATACTTGCCTTGATCGCCGCCGCGATAGCCCGGCCAATCCTCAGCGGTGCCCTCCCCGGGTTAAAGGCTCAGGCCCCAACAGCATGTGTCATCATCCTGGATAACTCTTACAGCATGGGATATGAAGGAATCAGGGGAAGATGGTTCGACCTCGCTAAGAAAAAGGCGTTAGAGGTGCTCAATTCATTAAAACGGGGCGATAGCGCATCCCTTATCCTCGCCTCAGATCACCCCGACATTCGATTTTCATCCCTTATTCAAAACCTGGATGAGATCAGGCTCGAAATACAGAACGCCACTCTTTCCTATCGTTCGACCGACATCCTCCGATCGATCGAAGTGGCCAACGAACTGCTGGAGCGGTCGGGAGAGGAGAACGGGGAGATATACCTGATCACCGATATGCGACGTAACGGCTGGCAGAACCTAGGAGGATCGAGGCTCAAATTAAAGGCCCATCTCTTCATCCTGCCTGTCGGAGAGGAAAGCCCCGATAATATCGCCATCACCTCGGTGAAGTTCAATAGATCGATCCTGCCTGTGAACATACCGGTTAAGATGGATGTGAGAGTGCGAAACTTCTCCGATGCTCCTATAAAGGATGCTGTCTTGGAAGTATCGGTGGATGGGGAGAAGAGACGACAGATGACTATTTCCATACCACCCGGCGATGAGGTGAGAAAGGAGATCACCTACATCTTCAGAACGCCTGGATATCATTTTGGATGGATTCAGATCTCGGGCGACAGGTTGGCGGCGGATAACAGGCGGTTTTTCTCAAGATATGTGAGCGGAGGGGTGAAAGCCCTATGTATCAGCGATAGAACTTCCTACCTGACGTATGCGCTTAATCCCTCGCTGGGTTTGATCTACGAGGAAAGTCCAGCTATTATCCCGACATCGCTTACCACAGAGCGGTTCGAGAGGGAGATAAACGACATTCCGCTGGAATCATACGATCTGCTTGTACTGGGGGCCGGATTCAGCATGAGCCAAACGGTCGCTGCGAGGGTGGTGGATTACGTGGAAAACGGGGGAAAATTGCTCGTGTTCCTGGGAGGGGAGGACAAGATTCCTGATCTTAAGGGTCTCGAGCCGATATTGCCCGCCCTGCCAGTTCAGATCAGGGAGGCTGATCCTCCGCTGAAACTGGGATCGTTCGATCGAAGACATCCTGCCCTGGAGCCTTTTAATCAGGAGATGATCTCAGGACCGCTTTCCCCGGATTTCTTCAACATATACGCCTTAAAAGTAAAAGATAAGTCCGAAAACCTGATGAGATTCTCCGATGGTACCCCCGTCATTCTTGATAGGAAAACGGGCTTGGGCGAGGTGGTTCTTCTCAACGTTTCCTCCTGGAACTTGAACTGGACGAATTTTCCCCTTAAGCCCATTTTCCTGCCGCTGGTTCAACAGATCGTCCTCTATTTGGCCTCCCCCCTTCAGGAAACGGAGGTCGGGGTAGGGGGCAGAACGGTGTTGGATGTCGGAGAGATACGATCGGTTAAAGTCTCTCTCATCTCAGAAGGTGAGTTTCCTCAGATATCCCTGCCTGTGAACGAGAGTGGGAAGGTGGAGTTCGCCGAAACATCTATGCCGGGAATCTACAGGATCGATCCAAGCTCAAAAGGTGGACGTACGATCTATCTCTCGGTGAACGTTCCGATAGATGAATCGGATCTGTCGGAGATCGATCCGGAGGTTATATCAAAGGCCTTTGGGGGAAACTCCGTTCTGATCGATTCAGTCTCCGACATCGAACGTCAAATCCGCAGGATGAGAAGGGGAACGGAGATATGGGGTTGGCTCTTAGCGATGGCCTTGGGGCTGATGGCCGTTGAGACGGTCCTATCTAACCTAGGCGCGGGGGTAAAATGA
- a CDS encoding BamA/TamA family outer membrane protein: protein MIGRTLVFLTLLTIAAFSRGEIGHPEYLFIKDITFNGNRSIPSTDLQEALGIKKGDIYDRRKLREGIDRVRALYISKGYTFMRVIKITPWVFDHDVILKITLDEGIIGKIEVIGNWRTKTEVIKRELLFREGDPYNREDALESERILRRKSYLGGADITAAFDERINAVSVTVKVIDLWTFFPFISLPISSEGNSKLILGLYDMNLFGYGQSLMFKYERESVDGVNRRIGGSFSDPRIIGTHWHLTASYFSQSIGDSWRLSLVRPLYSLKAKWSAEIKGADIHDLLNRYKGGKVVAEYHHALSTWDLLLTRSTGTRRRYNRISIWHSYREDLFTLTGGRDIIGSPKNRKLSTLGLTAMHASSEFVRDKFVDKLGDVEDIELGSGYQISLFHSDRIYGSDRNETGVSARFHSTNRMYGGYLRSEMRLKSGLREISFDNSVFSGQVRYLMKAKSQPHSLAFRLAWRMGVDPYLNRQILLGSNNGLRGYRSNRFEGESMLLLNCEVRVLFFKTRYLVLGGVLFADMGYIWHGKFEEIEPSKIRRGIGVGLRIELPRLNGSPVYRLDVGYPLDPERGDPRRVISFGLGHLF, encoded by the coding sequence ATGATCGGGAGAACGTTGGTCTTTCTTACCCTCCTGACGATCGCCGCTTTCTCCAGAGGCGAGATAGGTCATCCGGAGTATCTCTTCATCAAGGATATCACATTTAACGGTAACAGATCCATACCTTCCACCGACCTTCAGGAAGCGCTGGGGATAAAAAAGGGGGATATCTACGATAGAAGGAAGCTTCGCGAGGGAATCGATCGGGTAAGGGCGCTTTACATAAGCAAGGGTTACACCTTTATGCGGGTGATAAAGATCACCCCATGGGTGTTCGACCACGATGTTATATTGAAGATAACCCTGGACGAAGGGATCATCGGTAAAATAGAGGTGATAGGCAATTGGAGGACAAAAACGGAGGTGATCAAACGTGAACTTCTATTTCGAGAGGGTGACCCGTATAACCGTGAGGATGCGCTTGAAAGCGAAAGGATACTCAGGAGGAAATCATACCTTGGCGGCGCCGATATAACAGCCGCTTTCGATGAGAGGATAAACGCCGTATCGGTAACGGTTAAGGTCATAGACCTATGGACTTTCTTCCCTTTTATCAGCCTTCCCATATCAAGTGAAGGAAATTCGAAGCTAATCCTGGGCCTTTACGACATGAACCTCTTCGGATACGGTCAGAGCTTGATGTTCAAATATGAGCGTGAGAGCGTGGATGGTGTGAACCGTAGAATCGGCGGTTCCTTTTCAGATCCCAGAATAATAGGCACGCATTGGCATCTCACAGCCAGCTATTTCAGCCAGTCAATAGGGGATTCCTGGAGGCTAAGTCTTGTCAGGCCCCTTTACTCCTTAAAGGCCAAATGGTCGGCCGAGATTAAAGGGGCAGACATACACGATTTGCTGAACCGGTATAAAGGAGGGAAGGTGGTAGCGGAATATCATCACGCTTTAAGCACATGGGATCTGCTGCTGACCCGATCGACCGGCACAAGGCGGAGATACAATCGAATCTCGATATGGCACTCTTATCGCGAGGATCTCTTCACCTTAACGGGGGGACGGGATATAATCGGCTCCCCCAAAAATCGGAAGCTCAGCACGTTAGGCCTTACAGCTATGCACGCCAGCTCTGAATTCGTGCGGGATAAGTTCGTGGACAAGCTAGGTGATGTAGAGGATATAGAGCTTGGTTCCGGCTATCAGATCAGTCTCTTCCACTCGGATAGGATCTACGGATCAGACCGCAATGAAACCGGCGTATCAGCGCGTTTCCACTCGACAAACAGGATGTACGGAGGTTATCTGAGATCGGAGATGAGGCTAAAATCAGGTCTCAGGGAGATATCGTTTGATAATTCCGTTTTCTCCGGTCAGGTTCGATATCTGATGAAGGCGAAATCCCAGCCTCATTCCCTCGCTTTCAGGCTGGCCTGGCGGATGGGGGTTGATCCCTATCTGAACCGTCAGATCCTCCTGGGAAGCAATAACGGGTTAAGAGGATATCGATCCAACAGATTTGAAGGGGAGAGCATGCTGCTGTTGAACTGTGAGGTAAGGGTGCTCTTCTTTAAAACCAGATATCTCGTCCTAGGTGGGGTGCTGTTTGCCGATATGGGATATATCTGGCATGGTAAGTTCGAGGAGATCGAACCATCGAAGATCAGAAGGGGAATCGGTGTGGGGCTTAGGATAGAGCTGCCGCGTTTGAATGGCTCTCCTGTCTATAGGCTTGATGTGGGCTATCCGCTAGATCCTGAAAGAGGAGATCCAAGGCGGGTCATATCCTTTGGATTAGGCCATCTCTTTTGA
- a CDS encoding sigma-54-dependent Fis family transcriptional regulator translates to MDRDILEGKVITLPSYNGKHKAIVGTSPSFMKALELAQKVAQSDVTVMILGETGTGKELLARFIHHNSKRRSAPFVPVHCASIPETLLESELFGYEPGAFTGATKRKMGKFERAHGGTLFLDEIGDMPLSMQVKVLRALQEKEIERVGGLETINIDVRVIAATNRNLQEEVENGNFRNDLYYRISTVPIYLPPLRERKEDIPVLVEFFIRAATGENGPQITVSDEAMEMMLEYTWPGNVRELENVIHRAVVLQTDGIIRPEHLWLSEKSPIAKGYGAEPPKRSTSRARKTTDLKAAAKEAEKKAILQALIANKWNRTKTAKQLGISYRALMYKLKEYGLREMEYSDIAKEIMNPGT, encoded by the coding sequence ATGGATAGAGATATTCTCGAAGGCAAGGTGATAACTTTGCCATCCTATAACGGCAAGCATAAAGCGATAGTGGGAACAAGTCCGTCCTTTATGAAGGCGCTTGAACTTGCTCAGAAGGTTGCCCAAAGCGATGTGACAGTTATGATATTGGGTGAAACGGGGACTGGAAAGGAGCTACTGGCCAGATTCATTCATCATAATAGCAAAAGGAGATCCGCCCCCTTCGTACCGGTTCACTGTGCCTCTATCCCTGAAACTCTGCTTGAAAGCGAACTTTTCGGATATGAACCTGGGGCCTTCACGGGAGCCACCAAAAGGAAGATGGGAAAGTTCGAGAGGGCTCATGGCGGCACCCTATTTCTGGACGAGATAGGAGATATGCCCCTTTCAATGCAAGTGAAGGTTTTAAGAGCTCTGCAGGAGAAGGAGATCGAAAGGGTTGGCGGTTTAGAAACTATAAACATCGATGTCAGGGTGATAGCCGCCACCAATCGTAACCTTCAGGAGGAGGTGGAAAACGGGAATTTCAGGAATGACCTCTATTACAGGATCAGCACCGTCCCAATCTACCTACCACCTTTGAGAGAGAGAAAAGAGGATATTCCGGTGTTGGTGGAATTCTTCATCAGAGCGGCGACCGGGGAAAATGGGCCTCAGATTACAGTCTCAGATGAGGCGATGGAGATGATGCTGGAATATACCTGGCCAGGCAATGTTCGCGAGCTTGAAAACGTGATCCACAGAGCGGTCGTGCTGCAGACAGACGGGATAATCAGACCCGAACATCTATGGCTTTCAGAGAAATCACCGATAGCTAAAGGATATGGAGCAGAGCCTCCTAAGCGATCGACTTCCAGAGCCAGGAAGACAACCGATCTGAAAGCGGCAGCCAAAGAGGCCGAAAAGAAAGCGATTCTTCAAGCGTTAATAGCCAACAAGTGGAACAGAACCAAAACGGCCAAGCAGCTTGGCATAAGCTACAGAGCTCTAATGTACAAACTCAAAGAATATGGCCTAAGGGAGATGGAATATTCGGACATAGCGAAGGAAATTATGAACCCCGGTACCTGA